From Anopheles darlingi chromosome 2, idAnoDarlMG_H_01, whole genome shotgun sequence, the proteins below share one genomic window:
- the LOC125951238 gene encoding uncharacterized protein LOC125951238, translating into MCRLLACLQGALELQKAFNVLAKRTMATIRRIAGVTTMKTTGVVPLLVVLCSTLLYGAGVSNAQTTIGATVVMDPQDITVIVGQRNEFLLKVRGALSQSVSFNFSTEHSDLISVSPSTLSINPPTIGGFIDEAYEITLLGQSPGQFDLIGEILPKGAIDDALAFIRVTVANSKAIIVISDVIGWIYFAAWTISFWPQMIINYRRKSVVGLSFDFLALNLIGHSVYAAFNLALFWSVYIESEYFDRNPRGLNPVLPNDVAFSIHATLATMLTLGQCFIYERGDQKVSRYAWGIMGIFVIVVIVAGILVGTETFHWLDFLYVLSYIKLSITLIKYIPQAVLNFQRKSTVGWSIENVLLDFTGGMLSMLQMLLNGYNYDDWASIFGDPTKFGLGLFSVLFDILFMVQHYVLYRNRADGKTLKDESSGTNTTNTSTVGSADITCLLVCLTLVGPSLGQNNGTLRLQIAPQDVTVIVGSTKNVTVRLHGALARPVTVNFTQTNATAGNEYIKLNPATLEFNPPPSRFIDLSVRVSLLGLRAGIFDLLAHLLPSNSTTTLLDEGQAFVRVTVAKSWQLIAASSTIGWAYFLAWTWSFWPQIWENRARASVVGLSFDYLTLNFLGHAMYCAFNCALFWSSSVQAEYLRRNPRGLIPVLANDVAFSLHAVFATTLLIGQCFCYERGQQKVSYTARALMTVFALVLLISSVLVATGTYLWLDFFYNLSYIKLAITFFKYIPQAVLNYRRKSTVGWSIGNVLLDFAGGFFSIIQMLVNGYNYDDWDSIFGDGAKFGLGLFSVLFDVLFIFQHYVLYRESNYIELQGENYPGPGSVTTAPPQGLST; encoded by the exons TGCAGAAAGCTTTCAACGTGCTAGCGAAgaggacgatggcgacgatacGACGGATTGCTGGTgtaacgacgatgaagacgacagGTGTGGTgccattgctggtggtgctctgcTCGACGCTGCTGTACGGTGCTGGTGTCAGCAATGCCCAGACCACAATCGGTGCAACGGTTGTGATGGATCCGCAGGATATCACCGTGATCGTTGGTCAGCGGAACGAGTTTCTGTTGAAGGTGCGTGGTGCACTGTCGCAGTCGGTATCGTTTAACTTCTCCACCGAGCACTCGGATCTGATCAGTGTGTCACCGTCGACGTTAAGCATCAACCCACCGACCATTGGCGGGTTTATTGATGAAGCGTACGAAATTACCCTGCTGGGTCAATCTCCCGGTCAGTTCGATCTGATCGGTGAAATACTGCCAAAGGGAGCGATCGATGATGCACTAGCCTTCATCCGCGTAACGGTGGCCAACTCGAAGGCCATCATCGTGATCTCGGACGTCATCGGGTGGATCTACTTCGCCGCCTGGACTATTTCCTTCTGGCCCCAGATGATCATCAACTATCGGCGAAAAAGTGTCGTCGGTTTGTCATTCGATTTCCTCGCCCTCAATCTGATCGGTCACTCGGTTTATGCTGCATTCAATTTGGCCCTGTTCTGGAGCGTCTATATCGAGAGTGAGTACTTTGATCGGAATCCGCGTGGCCTGAACCCGGTGCTGCCGAACGATGTCGCCTTCTCAATACACGCCACGCTCGCCACGATGCTAACGCTCGGCCAATGCTTCATCTATGAG CGCGGCGACCAAAAGGTATCCCGGTACGCGTGGGGCATTATGGGAATTTTTGTGATCGTAGTTATAGTCGCGGGCATTCTCGTCGGCACGGAGACGTTCCACTGGCTCGACTTTCTGTACGTGCTGAGCTACATCAAGCTGTCGATAACGCTGATCAAGTACATACCGCAGGCCGTGCTGAACTTCCAGCGCAAGAGTACCGTCGGGTGGAGTATCGAAAATGTGCTGCTAGACTTTACCGGTGGCATGCTGAGCATGCTGCAGATGTTGCTGAATGGCTACAACTATG ATGATTGGGCATCCATCTTTGGTGATCCTACCAAGTTTGGACTTGGATTGTTCTCCGTGCTGTTCGATATTCTCTTCATGGTGCAACACTATGTATTGTACAG AAATCGTGCCGATGGGAAGACACTCAAGGATGAGTCCTCGGGCACCAACACGACCAACACTAGCACTGTTGGCAGTGCCGACA TAACGTGTCTTCTAGTATGTTTAACACTTGTTG gTCCATCGCTTGGCCAAAACAATGGCACGCTGCGATTACAGATCGCACCACAGGACGTGACGGTCATCGTTGGATCGACCAAAAATGTGACCGTACGACTTCACGGTGCACTGGCGCGGCCAGTGACGGTTAATTTCACCCAAACCAATGCCACGGCAGGAAACGAATACATCAAATTGAATCCAGCTACGCTCGAGTTCAACCCGCCGCCATCGCGTTTCATCGATCTCTCTGTGCGCGTCAGTTTGCTGGGTTTGCGCGCCGGAATATTTGATCTCTTGGCACACCTTTTGCCCTCGAACTCGACCACCACGCTACTAGACGAAGGTCAAGCGTTCGTGCGCGTGACCGTGGCCAAATCCTGGCAACTGATCGCCGCCTCGTCCACCATCGGCTGGGCGTACTTTCTCGCCTGGACGTGGTCCTTCTGGCCCCAGATCTGGGAAAACCGGGCCAGGGCCAGCGTTGTCGGGCTGTCGTTCGACTATTTGACGCTTAACTTCCTTGGTCACGCCATGTACTGCGCCTTTAACTGTGCCCTGTTCTGGAGCAGCTCCGTGCAGGCTGAATATCTGcggcgcaatccacgcggtttGATCCCGGTACTGGCCAATGATGTGGCTTTCTCGTTACACGCCGTGTTCGCCACGACGTTACTGATTGGGCAGTGTTTCTGCTACGAGCGTGGCCAGCAAAAAGTCTCTTACACGGCGCGCGCCCTCATGACCGTGTTTGCGCTGGTCCTGCTCATCTCAAGCGTACTGGTGGCTACCGGGACGTACCTTTGGTTGGACTTTTTCTACAATCTTAGCTACATCAAGCTGGCGATCACCTTCTTCAAGTACATACCGCAGGCCGTGCTGAACTATCGGCGAAAGAGCACGGTTGGCTGGAGCATTGGCAATGTGCTGCTTGATTTTGCCGGTGGGTTCTTCAGCATTATTCAGATGCTAGTCAACGGGTATAACTATG ACGATTGGGACTCCATATTTGGCGATGGAGCAAAGTTTGGACTGGGGTTGTTCTCCGTTCTATTCGATGTGTTGTTCATTTTCCAGCATTACGTGTTGTACAG GGAATCCAACTACATCGAGCTGCAAGGAGAAAACTACCCGGGCCCGGGTAGTGTGACTACAGCACCACCCCAGGGATTGTCTACTTAA